A part of Acidimicrobiales bacterium genomic DNA contains:
- the pheS gene encoding phenylalanine--tRNA ligase subunit alpha: protein MSDDIQQAAGAALDRIEAAATLDELRALEPDVLGKRSELSKLKQRLGALGPDERRAEGQALNQARARVEEAVAARRRALEATARVQRLAAERLDLTEVHAERGRGHLHLVTQAIEHLEDVFVGMGFQVAEGPEVETDWYNFEALNIPAAHPSRTMWDTLYLELGDGESILLRTHTSPVQIRVMLEQQPPVYAVMPGRVYRRDTADASHMPVFHQIEGLVVDRGISFGDLAGTLEEFTSAYFGASIHSRLRPSYFPFTEPSAEYDISCVFCGGSGCRSCGGTGWLELGGCGMVHPNVFRAVGIDAETWTGFAFGFGIDRMTAQRHGVDDIRELFSNDLRFLEQF from the coding sequence GTGAGCGACGACATCCAGCAGGCCGCAGGCGCCGCGCTCGATCGGATCGAGGCGGCCGCCACGCTCGACGAGCTGCGGGCCCTGGAGCCCGACGTGCTGGGCAAGCGCTCCGAGCTCTCCAAGCTCAAGCAGCGGTTGGGCGCCCTCGGCCCGGACGAGCGCCGCGCCGAGGGCCAGGCCCTCAACCAGGCGCGGGCCCGCGTCGAGGAGGCCGTCGCGGCTCGCCGCCGTGCCCTCGAGGCGACGGCGCGCGTCCAGCGCCTCGCCGCGGAGCGCCTCGACCTGACCGAGGTCCACGCGGAACGGGGCCGGGGCCACCTGCACCTGGTGACCCAGGCCATCGAGCACCTCGAGGACGTGTTCGTCGGCATGGGCTTCCAGGTGGCCGAGGGGCCCGAGGTCGAGACCGACTGGTACAACTTCGAGGCGCTCAACATCCCCGCCGCGCACCCCTCGCGGACCATGTGGGACACGCTCTACCTCGAGCTGGGCGACGGCGAGAGCATCCTGCTCCGCACGCACACCTCCCCGGTGCAGATCCGCGTGATGCTCGAGCAGCAGCCGCCGGTCTACGCGGTGATGCCCGGTCGCGTCTACCGGCGCGACACGGCCGACGCCAGTCACATGCCGGTCTTCCACCAGATCGAGGGCCTGGTGGTCGACCGGGGCATCTCCTTCGGCGACCTGGCGGGCACCCTGGAGGAGTTCACGTCGGCGTACTTCGGGGCCTCCATCCACAGCCGGCTCCGCCCCTCGTACTTCCCGTTCACCGAGCCGTCGGCCGAGTACGACATCAGCTGCGTGTTCTGCGGCGGCAGCGGCTGCCGCAGCTGCGGCGGCACCGGGTGGCTCGAGCTGGGGGGTTGCGGGATGGTCCACCCCAACGTGTTCCGGGCCGTCGGGATCGACGCCGAGACCTGGACCGGGTTCGCCTTCGGCTTCGGCATCGACCGGATGACCGCGCAACGCCACGGTGTGGACGACATCCGCGAGCTGTTCAGCAACGACCTGCGCTTCCTGGAGCAGTTCTGA
- the rpmI gene encoding 50S ribosomal protein L35 has translation MPKMKTHRGAAKRFKVTGSGKLMRRQANMNHMLEKKPSTRTRRLNRTAVVADADTREVKRLLGR, from the coding sequence ATGCCGAAGATGAAGACCCACCGCGGCGCGGCCAAGCGCTTCAAGGTGACGGGCAGCGGCAAGCTGATGCGCCGCCAGGCCAACATGAACCACATGCTCGAGAAGAAGCCGAGCACGCGCACCCGACGCCTGAACCGGACCGCGGTCGTGGCCGACGCCGACACCCGCGAGGTGAAGCGGCTCCTCGGTCGCTGA
- the argB gene encoding acetylglutamate kinase → MIGADEARERAAVLIDALPYIRRFWGKVVVVKYGGNAIGDDESLDLFARDVVLMRSVGMLPVVIHGGGPQISDLMARLGKVPEFRDGLRVTDAETVDIARMVLVGKVNRDIVSSINVHGALAVGLSGEDAGLILASPRDPSLGFVGDVAEVRPEIIERLLAEELIPVVATIGSDEAGQAYNINADTVAGAIAAALGAEKLVYLTNVEGLRRDPDDPGSLISAICADELEELLRSGELTGGMIPKVEACMRAVRHGVAQAHVLDGRVPHVVLLEVFTREGIGTMVTP, encoded by the coding sequence GTGATCGGCGCGGACGAGGCCCGGGAGCGGGCTGCGGTGCTGATCGACGCCCTCCCCTACATCCGCCGCTTCTGGGGGAAGGTCGTCGTCGTGAAGTACGGCGGCAACGCCATCGGCGACGACGAGAGCCTCGACCTGTTCGCGCGTGACGTCGTGCTGATGCGGTCCGTCGGCATGCTCCCGGTGGTGATCCACGGCGGTGGCCCGCAGATCAGCGACCTGATGGCGCGCCTCGGCAAGGTGCCCGAGTTCCGCGACGGCCTGCGCGTCACCGACGCCGAGACGGTCGACATCGCCCGCATGGTGCTGGTCGGGAAGGTCAACCGCGACATCGTGTCGTCGATCAACGTCCACGGTGCGCTGGCCGTCGGCCTGTCCGGCGAGGACGCCGGGCTGATCCTGGCCTCACCCCGCGACCCCTCGCTGGGGTTCGTCGGCGACGTGGCCGAGGTGCGTCCCGAGATCATCGAGCGCCTCCTGGCCGAGGAGCTGATCCCCGTGGTGGCCACGATCGGGTCGGACGAGGCCGGCCAGGCCTACAACATCAACGCCGACACGGTCGCGGGGGCCATCGCCGCCGCCCTCGGCGCCGAGAAGCTCGTGTACCTCACCAACGTCGAGGGCCTCCGGCGCGACCCCGACGACCCGGGCAGCCTCATCAGCGCCATCTGTGCCGACGAGCTCGAGGAGCTCCTCCGGTCCGGCGAGCTCACGGGGGGGATGATCCCGAAGGTCGAGGCGTGCATGCGGGCGGTGCGCCACGGCGTGGCCCAGGCGCACGTGCTCGACGGGCGCGTGCCCCACGTCGTGCTGCTCGAGGTGTTCACCCGCGAGGGCATCGGGACCATGGTGACGCCGTGA
- a CDS encoding RNA methyltransferase codes for MLEGPTLLGEALACGWPLQAVALPAGAPPELAGLADRAVAAGAERLELADGVLERVADTVTPRAVLAVATLPAGAHVPAAATFVVVAVDLADPGNAGTLLRTAEAAGADALVVCAGSVDPFSPKAVRASAGSVLRIPVVAGGAAPAVLAALGTQGLRRVGTVAGGGSDYDAVDLTRPVAVVLGGEARGLGPGTVSLLDEVVTIPMGGRAESLNVAAAGAVMCFEVARQRRVAAGASG; via the coding sequence GTGCTGGAGGGGCCCACCCTGCTGGGTGAGGCCCTGGCCTGCGGCTGGCCCCTGCAGGCGGTGGCCCTGCCCGCGGGCGCGCCGCCCGAGCTGGCCGGGCTGGCCGATCGGGCCGTGGCCGCCGGAGCCGAGCGCCTCGAGCTGGCCGACGGCGTGCTCGAGCGCGTGGCCGACACGGTGACACCCCGAGCGGTGCTGGCCGTTGCCACCCTGCCCGCCGGTGCGCACGTGCCGGCCGCGGCCACGTTCGTGGTCGTCGCCGTCGATCTGGCCGACCCCGGCAACGCCGGCACCCTCCTGCGCACGGCCGAGGCGGCCGGCGCCGACGCCCTCGTCGTGTGCGCCGGCTCGGTCGACCCCTTCTCGCCCAAGGCGGTGCGGGCGTCGGCCGGATCGGTCCTGCGGATCCCGGTGGTGGCCGGGGGGGCGGCTCCCGCCGTCCTCGCGGCGCTTGGCACCCAGGGCCTCCGGCGGGTGGGGACGGTGGCGGGAGGCGGGTCCGACTACGACGCCGTCGACCTCACCCGCCCGGTCGCCGTCGTGCTGGGCGGCGAGGCGCGCGGGCTCGGGCCCGGGACGGTGTCGCTCCTCGACGAGGTGGTCACGATCCCCATGGGGGGGCGGGCCGAGTCGCTCAACGTGGCCGCGGCCGGCGCCGTGATGTGCTTCGAGGTCGCCCGCCAGCGTCGGGTCGCGGCGGGAGCGAGTGGCTAG
- a CDS encoding N-acetyl-gamma-glutamyl-phosphate reductase: MFRVGIVGASGFTGAELLRLCAGHPGLAVHVATGDSQAGTPVADLYPSLAAAYPGLVFDPYDPDALDGLDLVFLGLPHGAAQAIVPGLRPRVGAVVDLSADFRLKDPALYPRWYGEEHACPDQLGQFVFGLPELFRPALDGATAVAAAGCYVTAASLALAPLVRAGVIETTGVIVDAASGVSGAGRPPKATTAFCAVDEDFTAYGLLTHRHTPEMEQAIGAQILFTPHLAPMNRGILATCYARPTTAVTSADVLGVLAGSYASEPFVLVREAPPSTKATLGSNTAMLSARVDDRTGWVVVLSALDNLVKGASGQAVQCANVVLGLPEAEGLPVAGLFP; the protein is encoded by the coding sequence GTGTTCCGGGTCGGGATCGTGGGTGCGTCGGGCTTCACGGGAGCCGAGCTGCTCCGGCTGTGCGCGGGGCACCCCGGGCTGGCCGTGCACGTGGCGACCGGGGACTCCCAGGCCGGCACACCCGTGGCCGACCTGTACCCGAGCCTGGCCGCGGCCTATCCCGGCCTGGTCTTCGACCCCTACGACCCGGACGCGCTGGACGGTCTCGACCTGGTGTTCCTCGGGCTCCCGCACGGTGCGGCCCAGGCGATCGTGCCCGGCCTCAGGCCGCGGGTCGGGGCCGTCGTCGACCTCTCGGCCGACTTCCGCCTGAAGGATCCGGCGCTCTATCCCCGGTGGTACGGGGAGGAGCACGCCTGTCCCGACCAGCTCGGCCAGTTCGTGTTCGGGCTGCCCGAGCTCTTCCGGCCCGCTCTCGACGGGGCCACGGCGGTCGCCGCGGCGGGCTGCTACGTCACCGCCGCATCGCTGGCGCTGGCCCCGCTGGTGCGGGCCGGGGTGATCGAGACGACGGGCGTGATCGTCGACGCCGCCAGCGGTGTGTCGGGGGCGGGCCGGCCGCCGAAGGCGACCACCGCCTTCTGCGCCGTCGACGAGGACTTCACCGCGTACGGGCTGCTCACGCACCGCCACACGCCGGAGATGGAGCAGGCCATCGGCGCCCAGATCCTGTTCACGCCGCACCTGGCGCCCATGAACCGGGGCATCCTCGCCACCTGCTACGCCCGGCCGACCACCGCGGTCACGTCCGCCGACGTCCTCGGCGTGCTGGCCGGCTCCTACGCGTCGGAGCCGTTCGTGCTGGTGCGCGAGGCGCCGCCCAGCACCAAGGCGACCCTCGGCTCGAACACCGCCATGCTCAGCGCCCGGGTCGACGACCGCACCGGCTGGGTGGTGGTGCTGAGCGCCCTCGACAACCTCGTCAAGGGCGCCTCGGGCCAGGCCGTGCAGTGCGCCAACGTTGTCCTCGGCCTGCCCGAGGCCGAAGGCCTGCCCGTGGCCGGGCTGTTCCCGTGA
- a CDS encoding phenylalanine--tRNA ligase subunit beta produces the protein MRVLLSWLRELAPLDGDPAELAETMSDLGMTVESLERVGEGLGGIVVARVLSLRPHPQADRIQLVEVDRGDGEALQICCGAFNMRVGDLVPLATLGTVMPGGLEIGRRKLRGEWSNGMLCSAAELQLGSDAAGILVLDGALEVGAPLAEALGITADVVFDLEINPNRPDAMSVAGVARDLAARSGVPFTLPEPVLVEAGDTATSALASVEIVDPDLCGRFVARVLEGVSVGPSPRWLADRLTLAGMRPINNVVDVSNYVMLELGQPNHPYDLARVPGRGLRVRRARPGETMVTLDDVERRFVGDDLLICDARDAPVGIAGIMGGASSEIAPDTGSVLVEMAWFEPMAVARTSKRLGLRTEASARFERGCDPWVIDLAMARFCQLLGATAAPDPIDERGVLPERGHVTVRMARVNALLGAELAEEQVAGYLDPIGFTTERVAEGVLSVALPSWRLDSSTETDAIEEIARHHGYARIAARVPRSTQAGSLTPFQRARRLVRDVLTGLGLSEAMPLPFLAPGDLERAGLDPAGVRLANPLAAEESVLRTSLLPGLLRAVAHNANHRQPGARLFEIGHVFGAPRPGEELPDERERVGAVLAGADAAEAKRAWDVLAAALRVDGVEVRAATPPGLHPTRSAELVAGGAPIGEVGEIDPDVLAAHGIVERVGWLGLDLGALFALARGERPYRPVSRFPSSDVDLAFVVPDTEPAADVEATLRAAAGELLSALRLFDVYRGAGVAEGARSLAFSLRLQALDCTLTDAEVGEVRARCIGAVETAHRATLRG, from the coding sequence ATGCGCGTCCTGCTGTCGTGGCTGCGCGAGCTGGCCCCCCTGGACGGCGACCCGGCCGAGCTGGCCGAGACGATGAGCGACCTCGGGATGACGGTCGAGTCGCTCGAGCGCGTCGGCGAGGGGCTCGGCGGGATCGTGGTGGCCCGGGTCCTGTCGCTGCGGCCCCACCCCCAGGCCGACCGCATCCAGCTGGTCGAGGTCGACCGTGGCGACGGCGAGGCCCTCCAGATCTGCTGCGGCGCGTTCAACATGCGGGTCGGTGACCTGGTGCCGCTGGCGACGCTGGGCACGGTGATGCCGGGCGGCCTCGAGATCGGGCGGCGCAAGCTCCGCGGCGAGTGGTCGAACGGCATGCTGTGCTCGGCCGCCGAGCTGCAGCTCGGCTCCGACGCCGCCGGCATCCTCGTGCTCGACGGCGCGCTGGAGGTGGGTGCGCCCCTGGCCGAGGCGCTCGGCATCACGGCCGACGTGGTGTTCGACCTGGAGATCAACCCGAACCGGCCCGACGCCATGTCGGTGGCCGGGGTGGCTCGCGACCTGGCGGCGCGCTCGGGGGTGCCGTTCACGCTCCCCGAGCCGGTGCTCGTGGAGGCCGGCGACACGGCCACGTCGGCGCTGGCCTCGGTGGAGATCGTCGACCCCGACCTCTGCGGCCGGTTCGTGGCCCGGGTGCTCGAGGGGGTGTCCGTGGGGCCGTCGCCGCGCTGGCTGGCCGACCGGCTGACCCTCGCCGGCATGCGCCCGATCAACAACGTGGTCGACGTCTCGAACTACGTGATGCTCGAGCTCGGCCAGCCCAACCATCCCTACGACCTGGCCCGTGTCCCCGGCCGGGGGTTGCGGGTGCGCCGGGCGCGGCCGGGGGAGACCATGGTCACCCTCGACGACGTCGAGCGGCGCTTCGTCGGCGACGACCTGCTCATCTGCGACGCCCGCGACGCCCCGGTCGGCATCGCCGGGATCATGGGCGGCGCCTCCAGCGAGATCGCCCCCGACACCGGCTCCGTGCTGGTCGAGATGGCGTGGTTCGAGCCCATGGCGGTCGCCCGCACCTCGAAGCGCCTCGGTCTGCGCACCGAGGCGTCGGCGCGGTTCGAGCGTGGCTGCGACCCCTGGGTCATCGACCTGGCGATGGCCCGGTTCTGCCAGCTGCTCGGCGCCACGGCCGCGCCCGACCCGATCGACGAGCGGGGCGTGCTCCCCGAGCGCGGGCACGTCACGGTCCGCATGGCGCGGGTGAACGCGCTGCTCGGCGCCGAGCTCGCCGAGGAGCAGGTGGCCGGCTATCTCGACCCGATCGGGTTCACCACCGAGCGGGTCGCCGAGGGCGTGCTCTCGGTCGCCCTGCCGTCGTGGCGCCTCGACTCCAGCACCGAGACCGACGCGATCGAGGAGATCGCCCGGCACCACGGCTACGCGCGGATCGCGGCGCGCGTGCCCCGGTCCACCCAGGCAGGGAGCCTCACGCCCTTCCAGCGGGCCCGCCGACTGGTGCGCGACGTGCTGACGGGTCTCGGGCTCTCCGAGGCGATGCCGCTCCCCTTCCTCGCTCCGGGCGACCTGGAGCGCGCCGGCCTCGACCCCGCCGGCGTCCGCCTGGCGAACCCCCTCGCCGCCGAGGAGTCGGTGCTGCGCACGTCGCTCCTGCCGGGGCTGCTCCGCGCCGTGGCCCACAACGCGAACCACCGCCAGCCCGGCGCCCGCCTCTTCGAGATCGGCCACGTGTTCGGCGCCCCCCGACCCGGCGAGGAGCTGCCCGACGAGCGGGAGCGCGTGGGGGCGGTGCTGGCCGGGGCCGACGCGGCCGAGGCCAAGCGGGCCTGGGACGTGCTGGCCGCGGCCCTGCGGGTCGACGGCGTCGAGGTGCGCGCCGCCACACCGCCCGGCCTGCACCCCACCCGCTCCGCCGAGCTGGTGGCCGGCGGTGCCCCGATCGGCGAGGTCGGCGAGATCGACCCCGACGTGCTGGCCGCCCACGGGATCGTCGAGCGGGTCGGGTGGCTCGGCCTCGACCTGGGCGCGCTGTTCGCGCTGGCACGGGGGGAGCGGCCCTACCGGCCGGTGAGCCGGTTCCCCTCGAGCGACGTCGACCTGGCCTTCGTGGTGCCCGACACCGAGCCGGCGGCGGACGTCGAGGCGACGCTGCGCGCCGCCGCGGGCGAGCTGCTGAGCGCCCTCCGGCTGTTCGACGTGTACCGCGGGGCGGGTGTGGCCGAGGGCGCCCGCAGCCTGGCGTTCTCCCTGCGCCTGCAGGCGCTCGACTGCACCCTCACCGACGCCGAGGTCGGCGAGGTGCGGGCGCGCTGCATCGGCGCGGTGGAGACGGCGCACCGGGCCACGCTCCGCGGATGA
- the rplT gene encoding 50S ribosomal protein L20: MARVKRAVHSKKHRRATLERAKGYYGNKSRSYRAANEQVMHSLQYAYRDRRARKGDFRALWIQRINAACRLEGMSYSRFVSGLKAADVEVDRKVLADLAVTDPAAFAALVRVAESARQAS, translated from the coding sequence ATGGCCAGGGTGAAGCGCGCCGTCCACAGCAAGAAGCACCGCCGGGCCACCCTCGAGCGGGCCAAGGGCTACTACGGCAACAAGAGCCGCTCGTATCGCGCCGCGAACGAGCAGGTGATGCACTCGCTGCAGTACGCGTACCGCGATCGGCGGGCCCGCAAGGGCGACTTCCGGGCGCTCTGGATCCAGCGGATCAACGCCGCCTGCCGGCTCGAGGGCATGTCGTACAGCCGGTTCGTCAGCGGGCTGAAGGCGGCCGACGTCGAGGTCGACCGCAAGGTGCTGGCCGATCTGGCGGTCACCGATCCTGCGGCCTTCGCGGCCCTCGTGCGGGTCGCCGAGAGCGCCCGCCAGGCGTCCTAG
- a CDS encoding acetylornithine transaminase — translation MPTYAPPTVLFVRGEGTVLWDADGRRYLDFLSGLAVTSLGHAHPAVAAAVAEQARTLLHVSNLFATGPAVDVALTLDRLLGGGGQVFFCNSGAEANECAIKLARRWGGRGRHVVVSAYGSFHGRTLATLHATGQPQKHEAFQPLPEGFRHVAWDDLEALGAAIDPTVAAVLLEVVQGEGGVNTASAEYLHGVRRLCDERGLLLVFDEVQTGLGRTGRWFAHQHLGVLPDVVTMAKALGNGVPIGACWATAEVAAAFRPGDHATTFGGQPLAAAAARAVLAVMEAEDVPARAARAGARLTAALGALPAVRSVRGLGLLLAAEFDGLDARVVAADALRAGLVVNAVTPTALRLAPSLLVSDAEIDEAARVLGEVTRP, via the coding sequence ATGCCGACGTACGCGCCGCCGACCGTGCTCTTCGTGCGGGGCGAGGGCACCGTGCTGTGGGACGCCGATGGTCGCCGCTACCTCGACTTCCTGTCGGGCCTCGCGGTCACGTCGCTGGGTCATGCGCACCCCGCCGTCGCGGCCGCCGTGGCCGAGCAGGCCCGCACCCTGCTGCACGTCTCCAACCTGTTCGCGACCGGACCGGCGGTCGACGTCGCCCTCACCCTCGATCGGCTCCTGGGCGGCGGGGGCCAGGTCTTCTTCTGCAACTCCGGCGCCGAGGCGAACGAGTGCGCCATCAAGCTGGCGCGTCGGTGGGGCGGCCGCGGCCGCCACGTGGTGGTGAGCGCGTACGGGTCGTTCCACGGCCGCACCCTCGCCACGCTCCACGCCACCGGTCAGCCGCAGAAGCACGAGGCCTTCCAACCCCTGCCCGAGGGGTTCCGCCACGTCGCATGGGACGACCTCGAGGCCCTCGGGGCGGCCATCGATCCCACCGTGGCGGCCGTCCTCCTCGAGGTCGTGCAGGGCGAGGGCGGGGTGAACACGGCGAGCGCCGAGTACCTCCACGGCGTGCGCCGGCTCTGCGACGAGCGGGGTCTGCTGCTGGTGTTCGACGAGGTGCAGACCGGCCTCGGCCGCACCGGCCGGTGGTTCGCCCACCAGCACCTCGGCGTGCTGCCCGACGTCGTCACCATGGCCAAGGCCCTCGGCAATGGCGTGCCCATCGGCGCCTGCTGGGCGACCGCAGAGGTGGCCGCCGCGTTCCGGCCGGGTGACCATGCCACCACCTTCGGCGGCCAGCCCCTGGCGGCGGCGGCCGCGAGGGCGGTGCTGGCGGTGATGGAGGCCGAGGACGTGCCGGCGCGGGCGGCGCGGGCCGGGGCGCGCCTCACCGCCGCCCTCGGGGCGCTGCCGGCGGTCCGCAGCGTGCGCGGCCTCGGCCTGCTGCTGGCAGCCGAGTTCGACGGCCTCGACGCCCGGGTCGTGGCGGCCGACGCCCTGCGTGCCGGGCTGGTTGTCAACGCGGTGACCCCCACGGCGCTCCGGCTGGCGCCGTCGCTGCTCGTGAGCGACGCCGAGATCGACGAGGCCGCCCGCGTCCTGGGGGAGGTGACCCGCCCATGA
- the argF gene encoding ornithine carbamoyltransferase, whose protein sequence is MTRHVLEVDDLSPAELAAVLDLAAAPHPPQALAGRGVALLFEKPSARTRHSTEMAVVQLGGHPISVRGDEVGLDTREPAEDVARTLACYHAVIAARVHHHGVLERMVAVSPVPVVNLLSDRAHPLQAIADLLTLQGEWGGLAGHTVAYVGDGNNVCHSLMIAAAMAGMAVRVASPPGFAPAGEAITRAERAGGSVVVTHDPAEAVCGADAVYTDVWASMGQEAEAAERRARFAGFTVDEALLAGAAPGAVFLHCLPAHRGEEVTAAVVDGPRSRVWPQAANRMHAARGLFAWLLGRAEA, encoded by the coding sequence ATGACCCGGCACGTGCTCGAGGTCGACGACCTGAGCCCGGCCGAGCTGGCCGCGGTGCTGGACCTGGCCGCGGCGCCCCACCCTCCGCAGGCGCTGGCCGGGCGCGGCGTGGCGCTGCTGTTCGAGAAGCCATCGGCGCGCACGCGCCACTCCACCGAGATGGCCGTGGTGCAGCTGGGCGGCCACCCCATCAGCGTCCGCGGCGACGAGGTCGGCCTCGACACCCGCGAGCCGGCCGAGGACGTCGCCCGCACCCTGGCCTGCTACCACGCCGTCATCGCCGCTCGCGTGCACCACCACGGCGTCCTCGAGCGGATGGTGGCCGTGTCGCCCGTCCCGGTCGTGAACCTGCTCTCCGACCGGGCGCACCCCCTGCAGGCGATCGCCGACCTGCTCACCCTCCAGGGGGAGTGGGGCGGGCTGGCCGGCCACACGGTGGCCTACGTGGGCGACGGCAACAACGTGTGCCACTCGCTGATGATCGCCGCGGCCATGGCCGGCATGGCCGTCCGCGTCGCCTCGCCGCCCGGCTTCGCGCCGGCGGGGGAAGCGATCACGAGGGCCGAGCGGGCGGGCGGCTCGGTCGTCGTCACCCACGATCCGGCTGAGGCCGTCTGTGGTGCCGACGCCGTCTACACCGACGTGTGGGCGTCGATGGGCCAGGAGGCCGAGGCCGCCGAGCGCCGCGCCCGCTTCGCGGGCTTCACCGTCGACGAGGCGCTCCTGGCCGGAGCGGCTCCCGGCGCGGTGTTCCTGCACTGCCTCCCCGCGCACCGGGGCGAGGAGGTCACCGCAGCCGTGGTCGACGGCCCGCGCAGTCGGGTGTGGCCCCAGGCGGCGAACCGGATGCACGCCGCCCGGGGCCTGTTCGCCTGGCTGCTCGGCCGGGCGGAGGCATGA
- a CDS encoding glutamate decarboxylase, with protein MTGSGEVGGTPARDERTVDPVFTRAGARHGLPRLRLPDGEILPQTAYQLVRDEVMLDGNARLNLATFVTTWMDPEADRLMAETAQKNMIDKDEYPQTADIERRCVRMLADLWHSPEAEHTAGVSCTGSSEACMLGGLALKRRWQQRRRAAGRPADRPNIVFGSNVQVVWEKFANFWEVEPRFVPAEGDLLHLTPERMLPFVDENTIGVVAILGSTFDGSYEPVADICAALDRLAAEQGIDVPVHVDAASGGFVAPFLDPDLVWDFRLERVASISTSGHKYGLVYPGVGWVVWRVAANLPDELVFKVNYLGGDMPTFALNFSRPGSQVIAQYYMFLRLGREGYRRIQQTCRDVALHLSSSIERLGPFELVTRGDELPVFAFKVKPSITTYTVFDLSRKLRERGWLVPAYTMPANREDLSVLRIVVRNGVSPDLAELFLRDLRQACDWLGRLSAPIPAELAEQSFHH; from the coding sequence ATGACGGGTTCGGGCGAGGTGGGGGGCACGCCGGCCCGCGACGAGCGGACCGTGGACCCGGTGTTCACACGAGCGGGCGCGCGCCACGGGCTGCCCAGGCTGCGCCTCCCCGACGGCGAGATCCTCCCTCAGACGGCCTACCAGCTGGTCCGCGACGAGGTGATGCTCGACGGCAACGCCCGGCTCAACCTGGCGACCTTCGTCACCACCTGGATGGACCCCGAGGCGGACCGGCTGATGGCCGAGACCGCCCAGAAGAACATGATCGACAAGGACGAGTACCCGCAGACGGCCGACATCGAGCGGCGCTGCGTGCGGATGCTCGCCGACCTCTGGCACTCGCCGGAGGCCGAGCACACCGCCGGGGTGTCGTGCACCGGGTCGTCCGAGGCGTGCATGCTCGGCGGGCTCGCCCTCAAGCGGCGCTGGCAGCAGCGCCGCCGGGCGGCGGGCCGGCCCGCCGACCGGCCCAACATCGTGTTCGGCTCCAACGTGCAGGTCGTGTGGGAGAAGTTCGCCAACTTCTGGGAGGTCGAGCCCCGCTTCGTGCCCGCCGAGGGCGACCTGCTCCACCTCACGCCGGAGCGGATGCTGCCGTTCGTCGACGAGAACACGATCGGCGTGGTGGCGATCCTCGGCTCCACCTTCGACGGGAGCTACGAGCCCGTCGCCGACATCTGTGCCGCCCTCGACCGGCTGGCCGCCGAGCAGGGGATCGACGTCCCGGTCCACGTCGACGCGGCGTCCGGTGGCTTCGTCGCCCCCTTCCTCGACCCCGACCTGGTGTGGGACTTCCGCCTCGAGCGGGTCGCCTCCATCTCCACGTCCGGCCACAAGTACGGCCTCGTGTACCCGGGCGTCGGCTGGGTGGTGTGGCGCGTGGCCGCCAACCTCCCCGACGAGCTCGTCTTCAAGGTGAACTACCTCGGCGGCGACATGCCCACGTTCGCGCTCAACTTCTCCCGCCCGGGCTCCCAGGTGATCGCCCAGTACTACATGTTCCTGCGGCTGGGTCGAGAGGGCTACCGGCGCATCCAGCAGACGTGCCGCGACGTCGCCCTCCACCTGTCGTCGAGCATCGAGCGGCTCGGTCCCTTCGAGCTGGTGACCCGGGGCGACGAGCTCCCGGTGTTCGCGTTCAAGGTGAAGCCCTCGATCACGACGTACACCGTGTTCGACCTGTCGCGGAAGCTCCGTGAGCGGGGCTGGCTCGTCCCCGCCTACACCATGCCGGCCAACCGTGAGGACCTGTCGGTCCTGCGGATCGTGGTTCGCAACGGTGTCAGCCCCGACCTGGCCGAGCTGTTCCTGCGCGACCTCCGCCAGGCGTGCGACTGGCTCGGCCGCCTGAGCGCGCCGATCCCCGCCGAGCTGGCCGAGCAGTCGTTCCACCACTGA